GGGACGACGATCCCCGGCTGATCGGGGTCCCGCTCGACCTGACCGACACCGAATCGATCGCGGCGTGCGCCAAGGCGATCGAGGAGAGCATCGGCGCCCCGTTCGCCCTCGTGCACAACGCGGGGATCTCTTCGGTGGGCATGGTCGAGGAGACCCCGCTGAGCCTGTGGGAGAAGATGTTCGCCACCAACATCTTCGGGCCGGTGGCGCTGACCCGGGCGCTGCTGCCCGGTATGCGCAAAGCCGGCCGGGGCCGGATCGTGCTGGTGTCCAGCCAGGCCGGGGTGCGGGGGATGCCTTCGACCGCACCGTATTCCGCGGTGAAGGGTGCGCTCGAGCGCTGGGGCGAGGCGATGGCCGCCGAGGTCGCGCCGTTCGGTATCGGGGTCAGCGTGCTGGTGACCGGCACCTACGACACCGAGATCATCACCGATGCGGGCACCAACGACTGCCGGGATCTCGACGGGACCTACGCGCGCCACCACCGGACCATGGACAAACGCGGCCGGGCGGCGATGCGGATCGCCGCCCGCGCTCCGGAGAAGTTCGCCGCCGGGTTGGCCCGCGCGCTGGATAGCGGAAAACCGTTCGACAAACGCGCGGTCGGACCTGATGCGCGAATGCTGCTGCTGGCCAACAGGTTTCTCCCACCGACCGTAATGCACCAGATGACCAGGCTGATGATGGGCATCCCGCGGTTCGGTGGTCTAGCCCGACGAGAGGACACCGAACATGCCTGACGTCCGGTTCGAAACCCGCATGATGATCGACGGCAAGCTCGTCGAGGGTCAGGCCGGCACCTTCACCAACATCAACCCCGCCACCGAGGAGGTGCTCGGCGAGGTCGCCGACGCGTCGAGGGCCGATATGCACCGCGCCATCGACGCCGCCCGCCGCGCCTTCGACGAGACCGACTGGTCCACCAATCACAAGTTCCGGCAACGGTGCCTGCTGCAGCTGCAGGAGGCGCTGGAAGCCGAGCGCGAGGAACTCCGCGAGGAGTTGATCCTGGAGGTGGGCTGCCCCCGCTCGATCACCTACGGACCCCAGCTGGACGCCCCGCTGGCCGACGCGTTGCGCTACCCGGCCAAGCTGATCGACGAGTACCCGTGGGAGATCTCGCTCGGCGACGCGTTCGTGTCGGTCACCGGAATGAACACCACCCGCCGGGTGTGGCGGGAGCCGGCCGGTGTGGTGGGGGCGATCGTGCCGTGGAACTTCCCGTTCGAGGTCACCATCCAGAAGATCGGACAGGCGCTGGGCACCGGCTGCACCGTGGTTCTCAAACCCGCCCCGAACACCCCGTACAACGCGACCCGACTGGGCCGGCTCATCGCCGAGCAGACCGACATCCCCCCGGGTGTGGTCAACGTGGTCACCGCCTCGGATCACTTCGTCGGCGAGGAACTGACGTTGTCGCCGAAGGTGGACCTGATCTCGTTCACCGGATCCACCGTCGTCGGTAAGCGGATCATGGAAAAGGGCGCCGCCACGATGAAACGGCTGTTCCTCGAACTCGGGGGCAAGTCCGCGACCATCGTGCTCGAGGACGCCGACCTCGGCGTGGGGTGTGCGATGGGGATCGCGCCGTGCATGCACGCCGGTCAGGGCTGCGCCGCTCCCACCCGGTTGCTTCTGCCCCGGTCCCGCTACCACGAGGGCGTGGAGATGCTCAAGGGCATGTACGAAGGGCTCTCGCCGGGCGACCCGCAGGACCCGAACACCCTGTGCGGCCCGCTGATCTCGGACAAACAACGCGGCCGGGTCCGCGGATACATCGAGAAGGGCATCGAAGAGGGCGCCCGCATGCTGGTCGGAGGTCCCGAGACCCCGGACGGGTTGGACAAGGGTTTCTTCGTCAAGCCAACGCTTTTCGTCGATGTCGACAATTCGATGACGATCGCGCAGGAGGAGATCTTCGGCCCGGTGCTGGCGGTCATCCCGTACGAGGACGAGGACGACGCGGTGCGCATCGCCAACGACACCCAGTACGGCCTGGCGGGCAACGTGATCTCCGGGTCACTGGACCATGCGCTGGCGGTGGCGAAACGGCTGCGGGCCGGCTTCATCGGGATCAACGGCACCGTCGGCTACGGCGCCGACACCCCGTTCGGTGGTTACAAGGCCAGCGGCATCGGCCGCCAGAACGGCACCGCCGGTTTCGACCAGTACACCGAGATCAAGTCCGTCGCCTACCCCGCCTGAGGAGGACACTGGTGCAACTGTTCGACGACCTGGAGGACTTCGGGGAGTTCGAGGACTTCGTCTCCGGCGATGTGCGCGACCCGTACACCGAACTCGCCCGGCTGCGCCGCGAGGAACCGGTCCAGAAGATCGAGATCCCCGGCATCCCGGGCGAAGAGGGCAAACCGATCGTGATGGTGTACCGCTACGAGGAGGCGCAGCAGCTGCTGCGCGACAACGAGACGTTCTCCTCGGCGATCATCATTCAGGCGTTCGGCGACGTCTTCGGCAAGCATGTGATGCTCGGCATGGACGAACCCGAGCACGGGCGCCACCGCAACCTGGTGGCCAAGGCGTTCTCGCAGAAGGCGCTGAGCCGCTGGGAGGACACGCTGGTGTCGGCGGCCGGCAACGCGCTGATCGACCGGTTCGCCGACCGCGGCCACGCCGAGCTGACCAAGGAGTTCACCTTCCCGTACCCGACGCTGATCATCGCCGGGCTGCTGGGGCTGCCGCAGGAGGACTTCGCGCAGTTCCAGAGGTGGTCGATCTCGATGCTGGCGTTCACCGTCAACCCCGAGCGGGGCCGTGAGGCCTCCGAGGCGCTGGCCGAGTACCTGCGGCCCATCCTCGAGGCCCGCCGCGCCGAGCCGCGCGACGACCTGATCAGCGGGCTGGCCGCGGCCGAGATCGACGGGGAGAAGCTGTCCGACGAGGAGATCTTCTCGTTCCTGCGGTTGCTGCTGCCGGCGGGGGTGGAGACCACCTACCGCGCATTCGGGAACCTGCTGTACGGCCTGCTCACCCACCCCGATCAGCTCGAGGCGGTCCGCATCGACCGCTCACTGATTTCGCAGGCGATCGAGGAGGCGGTGCGCTGGGAGCCGCCGCTGAGCATGATCACCCGGGTGGCCACTCGCGACACCGAACTCGGCGGGGTGCATATTCCCGCGGGCTCCTCGGTGATGCCGGTGCTCGGTTCGGCCAACCGCGAGGAGCGCCGCTTCGCCGACCCGGAGGAGTTCAACATCTTCCGCCCGGCCCGGGCCCACATCGGGTTCGGTTACGGCGTGCATGTCTGCCTCGGAATGCACCTGGCCCGCATGGAGATGCGGGTCGCGCTGAACCTGCTGCTCGATCGGCTGCCCAATCTGCGGCTGGATCCGTCGGTCGGGGACGTCTACATCCGCGGCCAGGTGTTCCGCTCGCCGACCTCGCTGCCGGTCGTGTTCGACGTGGCGGGCACATGAGCGAACTGCGCTTCGAC
The window above is part of the Mycolicibacterium hassiacum DSM 44199 genome. Proteins encoded here:
- a CDS encoding aldehyde dehydrogenase family protein, encoding MPDVRFETRMMIDGKLVEGQAGTFTNINPATEEVLGEVADASRADMHRAIDAARRAFDETDWSTNHKFRQRCLLQLQEALEAEREELREELILEVGCPRSITYGPQLDAPLADALRYPAKLIDEYPWEISLGDAFVSVTGMNTTRRVWREPAGVVGAIVPWNFPFEVTIQKIGQALGTGCTVVLKPAPNTPYNATRLGRLIAEQTDIPPGVVNVVTASDHFVGEELTLSPKVDLISFTGSTVVGKRIMEKGAATMKRLFLELGGKSATIVLEDADLGVGCAMGIAPCMHAGQGCAAPTRLLLPRSRYHEGVEMLKGMYEGLSPGDPQDPNTLCGPLISDKQRGRVRGYIEKGIEEGARMLVGGPETPDGLDKGFFVKPTLFVDVDNSMTIAQEEIFGPVLAVIPYEDEDDAVRIANDTQYGLAGNVISGSLDHALAVAKRLRAGFIGINGTVGYGADTPFGGYKASGIGRQNGTAGFDQYTEIKSVAYPA
- a CDS encoding cytochrome P450, whose amino-acid sequence is MQLFDDLEDFGEFEDFVSGDVRDPYTELARLRREEPVQKIEIPGIPGEEGKPIVMVYRYEEAQQLLRDNETFSSAIIIQAFGDVFGKHVMLGMDEPEHGRHRNLVAKAFSQKALSRWEDTLVSAAGNALIDRFADRGHAELTKEFTFPYPTLIIAGLLGLPQEDFAQFQRWSISMLAFTVNPERGREASEALAEYLRPILEARRAEPRDDLISGLAAAEIDGEKLSDEEIFSFLRLLLPAGVETTYRAFGNLLYGLLTHPDQLEAVRIDRSLISQAIEEAVRWEPPLSMITRVATRDTELGGVHIPAGSSVMPVLGSANREERRFADPEEFNIFRPARAHIGFGYGVHVCLGMHLARMEMRVALNLLLDRLPNLRLDPSVGDVYIRGQVFRSPTSLPVVFDVAGT
- a CDS encoding SDR family oxidoreductase, coding for MAEPLGAGSARSAVITGASRGLGFASATHLYRCGWQVVAAMRSVDTGMARLRTATGAGDDDPRLIGVPLDLTDTESIAACAKAIEESIGAPFALVHNAGISSVGMVEETPLSLWEKMFATNIFGPVALTRALLPGMRKAGRGRIVLVSSQAGVRGMPSTAPYSAVKGALERWGEAMAAEVAPFGIGVSVLVTGTYDTEIITDAGTNDCRDLDGTYARHHRTMDKRGRAAMRIAARAPEKFAAGLARALDSGKPFDKRAVGPDARMLLLANRFLPPTVMHQMTRLMMGIPRFGGLARREDTEHA